Genomic DNA from Parasteatoda tepidariorum isolate YZ-2023 chromosome 3, CAS_Ptep_4.0, whole genome shotgun sequence:
TAtcagtttcaaaagaaaatatttcgaattagCTAGACGCTTAGCAAAATGACTGattataatttccaaaaaactaaattataattttagaaagataCATATAAACACGATACGTTGATTTATTAGCTAATATCTAAATATAGTCACTGCTGCTCTAGCTGTCATGACACAGCgttttttttcgttgtttttgtttaaaaaaatatataaattaaaaggtgcaaaaagaatatatttttcattaatttgtttttagtattCACCCAATatcctaaaaaaacaaaaaaatcaaatcaaaccGGAAGTCTTGCAGTCCTCATATAACGTCATAGCAGCTCGGATTAGTGTAAATTAAGcggtatattttttgaagtaaataaagctttttaatcaAGTGATATCTCACAGTTTCAGTTTCttgacattatttatttaataagccataatttattaaatatattgaagtGAATATAGTTTATTGACTAAACGAATTGTTTAATTGAAAGATGCTACAGCATGtttcaattaaacattttggatgaaaataataactacaaaaattattttaatacgaaaaataaataaatgattgttaCAGACATACGTTTTTAACTTATTCTCTTGGTATCGATTTCGCTATTGCTTATCTTTCTGTTGATAAAGAATACGTGCCATTATGAAATAACACGGAATTGAATTGCACATTATTGATTGCCTTATGATatcaatgaaatattgaaagataaaaagataataccagtatgtaaagtaatttttatcattcaaacctttttaaaatattaagggaAGACAAATAAATCcctaatacatttttgaatatttttaaaatgctattatcttaaatttttattataaagattataaaaattacacaaaaattataaagatctGCTCACAATTTTTGCCAAAGCCATcctcaaattacttttaaaaaaatatgaaaccagaaaacaaagtttgaaaaatctcaatttaagtGTACTGCAAGGCAATAACACCTAAAAATGTATAGAATGAAcgaaaacaaaatcataaaattaaaaatattgaataatctATATTATGTAAAACGCTTATAAGTACATGGTTATGAaatcaacttaaatttttttcatgcttcgGCATAAGTATCAATAGAAACAGTTAAactctgttttattatttcatattttaaaataaattttgttttaagtttagtCAGAGAAGAGTCAGAAATTGTGTAAAAGGATAGCAGCGTTCTAATTATGCAATCAATTATTTCTTTCCGTTCATCTTAAACGAAAACCTAAGTTTTAGAAGGAATATTTCTCTATTTGacttttctataattaatattattattatctatctCTACAATTATTTACGGAGAAGATAGAACCGCTCTAATGAAACTCCAGAAGAACAATACCAACGAAGAACTGCCAGAAATAGCGCAGAAAGAGAGcggtgttttaatttttcaaaaaattacttgtttttgtttaatcaaaatgaaaacaggAAAGTTTCAGAAGGAATATTTTTCGATTTGATTCCTGAAATGATaccaatttttcttatcttacTGACGATAAtaaagcttattattattaataagataaaatcttCATTATTACTAACCTGCCCATAAGACCATAATACGCAGCTtcattattccttattttaagttaaattttgttttattttaagttaaaatttgttttgttaaaagttaaattttgttttcttaaaattaaattttgttttcttaaagttagtttttgttggattttaaattatgcttaataatttACGGGTGGCGTACAATTATCTACGGAAgtttaaattatgcttaataatcTACGGACGGTGTACAATTATCTACGGAGAAGAGAGAACCGCTCTAATTGAAACTCCCGAAGATCAAtacaaacaattaaaagatcaaacaattaaaaatgctgCAGAAAGAGAGCGGTGTTCAAAGTTTCAAACCAATTACTTGTTTCTCTTTATTCTCAACGAAAACAAGAAAGTTTTAGAAGGaatgtttctttatttgattCCTATAACGATACCAATACCATCTTATTGACAATAATAAagcttattattaataaaaagaaaatttctattcataaaaaaaaaattttgtaaattttttttttcactaatgatattatcaatattttattcaaacaaaggTTTAGGAAGGAGGAGGAGGGGCAGCCAACGCATCACAACGTGGCATCCCCCTTTCCTTTGGAATCGATTAAAGGGACTTTCCCTTAATTGGAAACGAAATTTAACTAAActgataaatttcattatgtATCTCCTTCATCCATTTGTGTATCTCCTTCACCTTaagactttaataaaaaatattcttttaaaaataaatttacattttccatTACTTAATTTAGTAAACATTAAACATTTCTGGAAGTTTAAGGTTTACAaagttttacatcattttaaataatgtattctctaaatttttaaaaaaaaattattatgtatgataaaatataataaataataataattccatctaaataaaagataattttttttaaagtttttttttcttagcaacTATTCAATCTAATTCATATACATTTCagctgatttcttttaaattctggctacaatttcaaaattgcggTTACCTCCTTATTATAAGAGCAAAGACTAAAAAATGCcgaagaaaaattagatttaatcagagaaagtacatttagTGTCCCATTTAGTGATTTTATTCCACCTTTATTGACCACAATTAAACTGTGTCTTTTCAAccatttaaagtttattgtaaTTCATAAGAGTTTCCCgtaattcataaattcaaacTAGTTGTGagcctaaaacaaatttcagaaaattaatatcacgaCATAAATAAAGTGCAAGGTTTaccatgttttgagtgttatctCTTATTTGGCTACACCGGTGCGAAATATCaccgtttgttatttttttggggTGCATCTTGCAGGGCATAGCATGCTTGCCGATTGGTCCAAATTCCTATAATATTTGTTTcgtttcaatttaaattgaaagaacgtGTTATATTATAAACActataagtataataaaatttgatggcACCCTTTCTTAAGCTTTGGCTTAAAAATCATTTGGAAATATAAAACCAAACGTCTTACAACGAATTTTAGCATCTAGCCCCATCTTTGCTTAGATTTCACGATCAACCATCCATATTCGAGAACATGTCCGACACATAGACTTATGATAAATTACTGTTGCCACCTTCAGGCAATAAATGTTTAGGACCTCTACTTTATTTCTCActctaaaataaagttattaatctAATGCAAGACAAGAGCTGTTTAAAACTTACcagcataaattattaaaagataatactTCACATATTTTCCCCCAAATCATGTAGAATTTGAGCAACTAAATCAGTATGGCACAAAAAATCTTTCCAATGCTTCGaagtaaaaactaatttcaagtttttgcTGAAGTATTCCTGCGCGCAAGTCATAAGATCCTTGTCCAGATGCAAATCAGCCAGAAAGAAAGCGTCACAGACATTTTCGACGGATAATTCTTTCTTCAAATGCACGacacattctttttttaacgaatCAATCTGATATTTGTCAGCGGCATAATAGAGTGTGACCGCATCATCCCAATTAAGATATTCCAAAGGTTTAAAATACAAGAACTGAATAAGTAAAGCCATAGTATTGTTATCAATATCATCAATGTCAATTGAAGTCCAATCGTTTTCCTTCATCTGACCTTCGAACATGGCGTGAAAAACAGGTGACTTAGAGCACAGAACAGCTTTGTCAACAACGAATTCCTTGCTCGGTGTTCGAAGTGTTACAAAACTGtattcttttttctctaaaagtttgATCAGTGCACTGCCATCTTTCGAATCATCTCTTGTCTCGGTTTGAGTAGTCTGAGTTTTCATTTCTTGATTTTGATTTCTATCATTTAATGCCAATTCGTGGAAGTGAAAATCATAGGTTGGCGGAAAAGACAGCAAATCAGAcggtttcaaatttgaaaagtattcgATGGGTCTGTGCCACAATTCGTTGTCATCTCCCATTCTAGATATTATCAGACACTGAGATCTTTCGGATTCTAACTTGTTTTGCCTgacactaaaatttattgtcAATGACCCGTTGGGTAAATGAACCCATGGTTTTCCTTTCAGTTTTTCCAAACTCGTTACCTTGAGTATTCCATATCCACTGCGATCACCCTCATTGTATCTATAATCCGGATTTCCTGAAATAGAAACCCATTCTGTGCTCGTCAATACAGATATTCTAAATTTAGTGAGACAGTTCTTTGGGTAAGTcgctttgaaaagaaaaactcccAAGAATCCATCTTTCACTGCGATTTCTAAGTG
This window encodes:
- the LOC107438409 gene encoding speckle-type POZ protein homolog isoform X3, with product MALSVENYADPHDFTCYWRVENFKTSPNLSIESPFFEIKELKSKWHLEIAVKDGFLGVFLFKATYPKNCLTKFRISVLTSTEWVSISGNPDYRYNEGDRSGYGILKVTSLEKLKGKPWVHLPNGSLTINFSVRQNKLESERSQCLIISRMGDDNELWHRPIEYFSNLKPSDLLSFPPTYDFHFHELALNDRNQNQEMKTQTTQTETRDDSKDGSALIKLLEKKEYSFVTLRTPSKEFVVDKAVLCSKSPVFHAMFEGQMKENDWTSIDIDDIDNNTMALLIQFLYFKPLEYLNWDDAVTLYYAADKYQIDSLKKECVVHLKKELSVENVCDAFFLADLHLDKDLMTCAQEYFSKNLKLVFTSKHWKDFLCHTDLVAQILHDLGENM